The genomic DNA CGAGGCCATCGCGTACGGCCCCGACGGCATCCTGGAGAACGCGAGGTCCGGGGCCCTGCTGATCGACATGTCCTCGATCACCCCGCAGACCTCCGTGGACCTCGCGAACAGGGCGAAGAACCGAGGCATCCGCGTGCTGGACGCCCCGGTGTCCGGTGGCGAGGCCGGTGCGATCGAGGCCGTACTGTCGATCATGGTCGGCGGCGAGCAGGCCGATTTCGACGCCGCGCAGCCGATCCTCCAGGCACTCGGCAGGACCATCGTGCTCTGCGGTCCGCACGGTTCCGGCCAGACGGTCAAGGCCGCCAACCAGCTGATCGTCGCGGTGAACATCCAGGCCTGCGCCGAGGCCGTCGTCTTCCTGGAGAAGTCCGGGGTGGACCTCTCCGCCGCGCTCGACGTGCTGAACGGCGGGCTGGCCGGCTCGACCGTGCTGACCCGCAAGAAGGACAACTTCCTCAAGCGGGACTTCGCGCCGGGCTTCCGGATCGACCTGCACCACAAGGACATGGGCATCGTCACCGACGCCGCCCGCAATGTCGGTGCCGCGCTGCCCGTCGGCGCCGTTGTCGCGCAACTCGTCGCCTCGCTGCGCGCACAGGGCGACGGCGGCCTGGACCACTCGGCGCTGCTGCGCGCGGTCGAGCGCCTCTCGGGTCAGTCCGTCCAGGCCTGACCGACCCGCCCCCAGACTTCCGGATGGTGTCGGCGCCGACACCTGTCCTGTCGCGCCCAGGCGTCGGCACCATCCGGAACACCCCACTCTCAATTTCAACAAACTGTTGACGTTCGGTTCGGAGCGTACTTACGCTCCTGGAGCCCCCAGGGCGTCGCAGTTCAGCAACTCCCGTACGGAAGGTCGCCCCGACACCATGACGCAGCGTGTGCTTACGACCGAGTCAGGCGCCCCGGTCGCCGACAACCAGAACTCCGCCACCGCAGGCGTCGGTGGCCCGATCCTCCTCCAGGACCAGCACCTGCTGGAGAAGCTCGCGCGCTTCAACCGGGAGCGCATTCCGGAGCGCGTGGTCCACGCCCGCGGCTCCGGCGCGTACGGCTACTTCGAGGTCACGGACGATGTCACCGGCTTCACCCGTGCCGACTTCCTCTCCGCCGTCGGCAAGCGCACCGAGACGTTCATCCGGTTCTCGACGGTCGCCGATTCGCTCGGCGGCGCCGACGCCGTGCGTGATCCGCGCGGCTTCGCCCTCAAGTTCTACACGGACGAGGGCAATTACGACCTGGTCGGCAACAACACCCCGGTGTTCTTCATCAAGGACCCGATCAAGTTCCCCGACTTCATCCACTCGCAGAAGCGCGATCCCTTCACGGGTCGTCAGGAGCCGGACAACGTCTGGGACTTCTGGGCGCACTCCCCGGAGGCGACCCACCAGGTGACCTGGCTGATGGGCGACCGCGGCATCCCCGCCTCGTACCGTCACATGAACGGCTACGGCTCGCACACCTACCAG from Streptomyces sp. NBC_01707 includes the following:
- a CDS encoding 2-hydroxy-3-oxopropionate reductase, with the protein product MSNNLPKVAWIGLGIMGSPMSENLIKAGYDVTGHTLEQDKIDRLVAAGGNGAGSIAEAVRDADVVITMVPASPQVEAIAYGPDGILENARSGALLIDMSSITPQTSVDLANRAKNRGIRVLDAPVSGGEAGAIEAVLSIMVGGEQADFDAAQPILQALGRTIVLCGPHGSGQTVKAANQLIVAVNIQACAEAVVFLEKSGVDLSAALDVLNGGLAGSTVLTRKKDNFLKRDFAPGFRIDLHHKDMGIVTDAARNVGAALPVGAVVAQLVASLRAQGDGGLDHSALLRAVERLSGQSVQA